The following proteins are co-located in the Pseudarthrobacter siccitolerans genome:
- a CDS encoding acyl-CoA carboxylase subunit epsilon, with product MSPAQPEQPVVEAAESPEPLLSVVKGQPTAEELAALTAVVLSLGGDEPAGADKPSVRHWVRRQQLRLAPTPGPGAWRRSGG from the coding sequence GTGAGCCCCGCCCAGCCCGAACAGCCGGTGGTTGAGGCTGCCGAAAGCCCCGAACCGCTGCTGTCTGTTGTCAAGGGCCAGCCCACGGCCGAGGAACTGGCGGCACTGACCGCCGTCGTCCTTTCCCTGGGCGGCGACGAACCGGCCGGGGCGGACAAGCCGTCGGTCCGGCACTGGGTCCGCCGCCAGCAGCTGCGCCTTGCCCCGACGCCGGGACCCGGCGCGTGGAGGCGGAGCGGCGGCTAG
- a CDS encoding biotin--[acetyl-CoA-carboxylase] ligase — MDDAHTPGTPLSRRDLADERFLSATGIPRLDVVDSTGSTNADLLRSVTVEPAAWPDLSVLTAEYQTAARGRLDRHWEAPALSSLSVSVVLRPANAEGRPLPTQSYSWLSLIGALALRETLLETAGIPAELKWPNDVLVRGKKIAGILAQLGPMVDGSVPPVILGTGLNVTLTAGELPVPTATSVVLEGARTEDRTVLLKSYLSNFSALYRSFCNADGDPAAGMAGGASLHKRVEAVMVTLGKQVRAQLPGDHEIIGHASRLDEYGSLLVVDRDSREHVVTAGDVVHLRPWTSPDAAGQGGYA, encoded by the coding sequence ATGGATGACGCACACACCCCCGGTACGCCCCTGAGCCGGAGGGACCTGGCGGACGAGCGCTTCCTGTCCGCCACCGGCATCCCCCGGCTTGACGTGGTGGACTCCACCGGATCCACCAATGCAGACCTCCTGCGGTCAGTGACAGTGGAGCCCGCCGCCTGGCCGGATCTGTCCGTGCTCACTGCCGAGTACCAGACAGCGGCGCGCGGACGGCTCGACAGGCACTGGGAAGCGCCGGCGCTGAGCTCCCTCTCGGTATCGGTTGTCCTGCGACCTGCCAACGCCGAGGGGCGGCCGCTGCCCACCCAAAGCTACTCCTGGTTGTCACTGATCGGGGCCCTGGCCCTGCGCGAAACCCTCCTCGAAACGGCCGGCATTCCCGCCGAACTGAAGTGGCCCAACGATGTCCTGGTCCGGGGGAAGAAGATCGCCGGCATCCTGGCGCAGCTGGGCCCCATGGTGGACGGCTCGGTGCCGCCGGTCATCCTGGGCACCGGCCTCAACGTCACGCTCACCGCCGGTGAGCTGCCTGTTCCCACTGCCACATCGGTGGTGCTGGAGGGCGCCCGGACCGAGGACCGCACGGTGCTCCTGAAAAGCTACCTTTCAAACTTTTCCGCGCTGTACCGCAGCTTCTGCAACGCCGACGGCGACCCGGCGGCAGGGATGGCGGGCGGGGCTTCCCTGCACAAGCGGGTGGAGGCAGTCATGGTCACCCTGGGCAAGCAGGTGCGGGCCCAGCTTCCGGGAGACCACGAAATCATCGGCCACGCTTCGCGGCTCGACGAATACGGTTCGCTGCTGGTGGTGGACCGGGACTCCCGGGAACATGTGGTCACCGCCGGGGACGTGGTGCATCTTCGGCCATGGACTTCCCCGGATGCTGCCGGCCAAGGCGGTTATGCGTAA
- a CDS encoding DUF885 domain-containing protein, giving the protein MTTDTAPAARPKTRVDAVADNYTDTLIRLNPSFATTLGVPGHETGYQDFSPAGIAEFAEAARHTLEELEGLEPEDEVDAVTLDAMRERLGLQLLIHASGWEYADLNNIASPAQDIRAIFDLMPTETEQHWQHIAGRALNVPAAIAGYMDSLRQARDAGRVAAARQVRIVIEQVTKYAAEDGFFAKLAAGASTAAGPLPAAIQQELDAGAAAARGAYAGLADFLRLELLPAAPEKDAVGRARYALASRSFLGATVDLEETYAWGVEELDRLIAQQEQVADSIKAGATIDEAKDILNNDPARQLKGKEALREWMQELSDKAVAELAGVHFDIPDVMKKLECLIAPTDEGGIYYTGPSDDFSRPGRMWWSVPAGEDTFTTWAETTTVFHEGVPGHHLQVATATYRRELLNKWRRNVCWTSGHGEGWALYAEKLMQELGYLNDPGDQMGMLDMQRMRAARVVFDIGVHLELRVPERWGSGNWTAEKGYGFLKQNLPISEGQLNFEFTRYLGWPGQAPSYKVGQRLWEQIRAELEARPGFDLKEFHTRALNIGSVGLDTLRRALL; this is encoded by the coding sequence GTGACTACAGACACCGCTCCTGCCGCCCGCCCGAAAACCCGCGTCGACGCCGTCGCGGACAACTACACGGACACGCTGATCAGGCTTAATCCGTCCTTCGCCACCACCCTTGGCGTGCCCGGACACGAGACCGGATACCAGGACTTCTCCCCCGCCGGCATCGCGGAATTCGCCGAGGCTGCCCGCCACACGCTGGAAGAACTTGAGGGCCTGGAGCCGGAGGATGAGGTGGACGCGGTCACCCTTGACGCCATGCGGGAGCGGCTGGGCCTGCAGCTGCTGATCCACGCGTCCGGCTGGGAGTACGCGGACCTGAACAACATCGCCTCCCCCGCCCAGGACATCCGCGCCATCTTCGACCTGATGCCGACAGAGACGGAGCAGCACTGGCAGCACATCGCCGGCCGGGCGCTCAATGTTCCGGCAGCCATCGCCGGCTACATGGACTCGCTCCGGCAGGCCCGGGACGCCGGCCGGGTGGCCGCCGCGCGGCAGGTCCGGATCGTTATTGAACAGGTCACCAAGTACGCCGCGGAGGACGGCTTCTTCGCGAAGCTTGCGGCAGGAGCGTCCACTGCCGCCGGCCCCCTGCCTGCCGCCATCCAGCAAGAGCTCGACGCCGGTGCTGCCGCCGCCCGCGGCGCCTACGCCGGCCTGGCTGACTTCCTCCGCCTGGAACTGCTGCCCGCCGCGCCGGAAAAGGACGCCGTGGGACGGGCGCGCTACGCCCTGGCCTCACGCTCATTCCTGGGCGCCACCGTGGACCTGGAGGAGACCTACGCCTGGGGCGTGGAAGAGCTGGACCGGCTGATTGCCCAGCAGGAACAGGTGGCGGACAGCATCAAAGCCGGCGCCACCATCGACGAAGCCAAGGACATCCTCAACAACGATCCCGCCCGCCAGCTGAAGGGCAAGGAGGCCTTGCGCGAGTGGATGCAGGAACTCTCGGACAAGGCCGTAGCGGAGCTGGCGGGCGTCCACTTCGACATTCCTGACGTGATGAAGAAACTTGAGTGCCTCATCGCCCCCACCGATGAGGGCGGCATCTACTACACGGGCCCGTCCGACGACTTCAGCCGCCCCGGCCGCATGTGGTGGTCGGTGCCCGCCGGCGAGGACACCTTCACTACCTGGGCGGAAACCACCACCGTTTTCCACGAAGGCGTCCCAGGCCACCACCTCCAGGTGGCCACCGCAACCTACCGCCGCGAACTGCTGAACAAATGGCGCCGGAACGTCTGCTGGACCTCCGGCCACGGCGAAGGCTGGGCCCTCTACGCCGAGAAACTGATGCAGGAACTCGGCTACCTCAACGATCCCGGCGACCAGATGGGCATGCTGGACATGCAGCGGATGCGGGCCGCCCGCGTGGTGTTCGACATCGGCGTCCACCTTGAACTGCGGGTTCCCGAACGCTGGGGCTCCGGCAACTGGACCGCCGAGAAAGGCTACGGGTTCCTGAAACAGAACCTGCCCATCAGCGAAGGCCAGCTCAACTTCGAGTTCACCCGCTACCTCGGCTGGCCCGGACAGGCACCCTCCTACAAAGTGGGCCAGCGCCTCTGGGAACAGATCCGTGCAGAACTCGAAGCCCGGCCCGGTTTCGACCTGAAGGAGTTCCACACCCGGGCCCTCAACATCGGCTCCGTCGGACTCGATACCCTCAGGCGCGCACTGCTCTGA
- a CDS encoding PH domain-containing protein, translated as MRKNLLPGEQVIVTTRPQPRQLAGAAAAFILAPAVAAFCSAWLIRGGAARAVPALSGRWTPWLVGGCVLAAAAVWLGFCLPRLLRWQGTRYTLTSRRLVARSGMWKRRDQQVNLASVRNLTVHESVLQRLFRSGNISLEAGYQSVVTFPDVPEVARFRDFILDAIEDLPDEPDVQPGGPTDYPAGVLPWEMREGGLDER; from the coding sequence ATGCGTAAAAACCTCCTGCCGGGCGAGCAGGTCATTGTGACCACCCGCCCGCAGCCGCGGCAGCTGGCCGGCGCTGCAGCTGCGTTTATCCTCGCCCCGGCGGTTGCTGCCTTTTGTTCCGCCTGGTTGATCCGCGGCGGCGCCGCGAGGGCAGTTCCCGCGCTTTCCGGCCGCTGGACCCCCTGGCTGGTGGGCGGTTGCGTGCTGGCCGCTGCCGCCGTGTGGCTGGGTTTCTGCCTGCCCCGGCTGCTGCGCTGGCAGGGGACGCGGTACACGCTGACCAGCAGGAGGCTGGTGGCCCGGTCCGGGATGTGGAAGCGGCGGGACCAGCAAGTGAACCTGGCGTCGGTCCGCAACCTGACTGTCCATGAATCGGTCCTGCAACGACTCTTCCGCTCGGGGAATATATCCTTGGAAGCCGGATATCAGTCTGTGGTGACGTTCCCGGACGTGCCGGAGGTAGCCAGGTTCCGGGATTTCATCCTCGATGCGATCGAGGACCTGCCGGACGAACCGGATGTCCAGCCCGGCGGGCCAACGGATTACCCTGCCGGAGTTTTGCCGTGGGAAATGAGAGAAGGTGGATTGGATGAACGATGA
- a CDS encoding adenylate/guanylate cyclase domain-containing protein, translating to MNDEDQQERVGSIAPAPAADAHPPTGTMSAERLAMKALESRLLGGERKLRRREVAAGAGLSLLSARKLWRALGFPNFGDEDVAFTERDQAALSTVVDLVRSGKLTEEAAISVTRSIGQMTDRMVVWQIEALVEDMVHEQGVTDAVARKRLVNELPALVDALEEMLVYSWRRQLNAGVQRLAVRAEAGLQASEEGREGDEDDAPLPLARAVGFADLVSYTSLSRRMNEKTLARMVQRFENKCAEIISVGGGRLVKTVGDEVLYIAETPAAGAEISLALAQAFTEDEILPEARVAMVWGRILSRLGDIYGPTVNLAARLTSLADPGTVLVDSMTASALEHDERFVMVPRPAENVRGFGEILPVRLTRGLGKGLVLD from the coding sequence ATGAACGATGAGGACCAGCAGGAACGCGTCGGATCCATCGCGCCCGCTCCGGCGGCAGACGCCCACCCTCCCACCGGGACCATGTCCGCCGAGCGGCTCGCCATGAAGGCACTGGAGTCCCGGCTGCTGGGCGGGGAACGCAAGCTCCGCCGCCGCGAAGTCGCTGCCGGTGCAGGGTTGTCCCTGCTGTCTGCGCGCAAACTGTGGCGCGCCCTGGGCTTCCCCAACTTCGGGGACGAGGATGTTGCCTTCACCGAACGCGACCAGGCGGCCCTCTCCACCGTGGTGGACCTGGTCCGTTCCGGCAAGCTAACGGAGGAGGCAGCCATCTCCGTCACACGCTCTATCGGGCAGATGACGGACCGCATGGTGGTGTGGCAGATCGAGGCATTGGTGGAGGACATGGTGCACGAGCAGGGCGTCACGGACGCCGTGGCCCGCAAGCGCCTGGTCAACGAGCTTCCCGCCCTGGTGGACGCCTTGGAGGAAATGCTCGTCTACTCCTGGCGGCGCCAGCTCAACGCCGGTGTCCAGCGGCTGGCGGTCCGCGCCGAGGCCGGGCTGCAGGCAAGCGAAGAAGGCCGCGAGGGTGACGAAGATGACGCCCCGCTGCCGTTGGCCCGCGCCGTCGGCTTCGCGGACCTGGTTTCCTACACCAGCCTGTCCCGGCGCATGAACGAGAAAACACTGGCCCGCATGGTGCAGCGCTTCGAGAACAAATGCGCCGAAATCATTTCAGTGGGCGGTGGACGCCTTGTTAAGACCGTGGGCGACGAAGTCCTCTACATTGCAGAAACTCCCGCCGCTGGAGCGGAAATTTCGCTCGCGCTGGCCCAAGCCTTCACCGAGGATGAGATCCTGCCGGAAGCCAGGGTGGCCATGGTGTGGGGCAGGATCCTGTCCCGGCTCGGGGACATCTACGGGCCCACCGTGAACCTGGCGGCGCGGCTGACGTCGCTCGCGGATCCGGGAACCGTGCTGGTGGACTCCATGACGGCATCGGCCCTGGAGCATGATGAGCGTTTTGTGATGGTGCCCCGGCCTGCCGAGAACGTCCGCGGCTTCGGCGAGATTCTGCCCGTCCGCCTCACCCGCGGCCTGGGCAAGGGGCTCGTCCTGGACTGA
- a CDS encoding SDR family oxidoreductase, which produces MTLSNDASGAPASPYQAIGSLRGRTLLISGGSRGIGLAIAVRAAQDGANIVLMAKTGEPHPKLAGTVYTAAEQLVAAGGQALPLVGDVRNDDDVARAVSAAVDRFGSIDVVINNASAIDLSRTDAVDMKRYDLMQDINVRGTFLLSKQALPALRASTAGQVLTLSPPLNLDPHWAGKHLAYTMAKYGMGLTTLGLAEELKADGIRVNSLWPCTLIDTAAIRNMPHGDQMVQAARGPQIMADAAHAVLTGANLAAGGAASGNFYTDEEVLAAAGVTDFRPYSLGAPEEGLVPDIFL; this is translated from the coding sequence ATGACTTTGAGCAATGATGCTTCGGGAGCTCCGGCAAGCCCCTACCAGGCCATCGGTTCCCTGCGGGGACGTACACTCTTGATCTCCGGCGGAAGCCGCGGAATCGGGCTGGCCATCGCCGTCCGTGCAGCGCAGGACGGCGCCAACATCGTGCTGATGGCCAAGACCGGCGAGCCGCACCCCAAGCTTGCGGGCACGGTCTACACCGCGGCGGAGCAATTGGTGGCCGCCGGCGGGCAGGCACTTCCCCTGGTGGGTGACGTCCGGAACGACGACGACGTGGCGCGCGCTGTTTCAGCTGCCGTGGACCGCTTTGGCAGCATCGACGTCGTCATTAACAATGCCTCCGCGATTGACCTGTCCCGTACCGACGCTGTGGACATGAAAAGGTACGACCTCATGCAGGACATCAATGTCCGGGGCACGTTCCTGCTGTCCAAGCAGGCACTTCCCGCGCTGCGCGCATCCACTGCCGGGCAGGTCCTGACCCTCTCGCCGCCGCTGAACCTTGATCCGCACTGGGCCGGGAAACACCTGGCCTACACCATGGCCAAGTACGGGATGGGCCTCACCACGCTGGGGCTTGCGGAGGAGTTGAAAGCAGACGGGATCCGTGTTAACTCGCTGTGGCCCTGCACCCTGATCGACACGGCAGCCATCCGAAACATGCCGCACGGGGACCAGATGGTCCAGGCGGCGCGCGGGCCCCAGATCATGGCTGATGCCGCCCATGCCGTCCTCACGGGAGCCAACCTTGCGGCCGGCGGTGCGGCGAGCGGCAATTTCTATACGGACGAGGAAGTCCTGGCAGCGGCGGGAGTGACGGATTTCCGTCCCTACAGCCTGGGGGCCCCGGAGGAAGGGCTGGTCCCGGACATCTTCCTCTAG
- a CDS encoding acyl-CoA carboxylase subunit beta, translated as MSHDLTTTAGKIADFRDRQARAEQPSGPEAIEKQHARGKNTARERISLLLDEDSFVEFDALAVHRSTAFGMDKKKPLGDGLVSGYGTVDGRPVAVYSQDFSVYGGSLSQVNGEKIVKVQEFALRNGCPVVGILDGGGARIQEGVASLAMFADIFRNNVHASGVVPQISLIMGPSAGGAAYSPALTDYVVMVDKTSHMFITGPDVIKTVTGEDVDMETLGGARQHNATTGTSTYLAQDEADAIEFVRELLDFLPSNNLSEAPVLEHQQELEVDDDDLALDTLIPDSANQPYDMRSVVEQIVDDGHFLEMQALYAPNVMIGYGRVEGHTVGIVANQPLQFAGTLDIAASEKAARFVRHCDAFNIPIITLVDVPGFLPGKDQEFQGIIRRGAKLLYAYAEATVPKLTVITRKAYGGAYIVMGSKKLGADLNLAWPTAQIGVMGAQGAVNILYRRDLAGVAEAGGDVEARRAEVIRQYEEELLNPYQAAQLGYVDAVIAPSETRTQIIKGLRALRDKRASLPTKKHGNIPL; from the coding sequence ATGAGCCACGATCTGACAACGACAGCGGGAAAGATCGCCGATTTCCGCGACCGCCAGGCCCGTGCCGAACAACCCTCCGGCCCTGAAGCGATCGAAAAGCAGCACGCCCGCGGCAAGAACACCGCCCGCGAGCGCATCAGCCTCCTGCTGGATGAAGATTCATTTGTTGAGTTCGATGCCCTGGCAGTGCACCGCTCCACCGCCTTCGGCATGGACAAGAAGAAGCCGCTGGGTGACGGCCTGGTCTCCGGCTACGGCACCGTGGACGGCCGCCCCGTGGCGGTTTACAGCCAGGATTTCTCCGTCTATGGCGGCTCGCTGAGCCAGGTCAACGGCGAGAAGATCGTCAAGGTGCAGGAGTTCGCACTCCGGAACGGCTGCCCGGTGGTCGGCATCCTGGACGGCGGCGGCGCGCGCATCCAGGAGGGAGTCGCTTCCCTGGCCATGTTCGCGGACATCTTCCGGAACAATGTCCACGCCTCAGGCGTGGTGCCGCAGATTTCCCTCATCATGGGCCCCTCTGCCGGCGGCGCGGCCTACTCCCCCGCGCTCACCGATTATGTGGTGATGGTGGACAAGACCTCGCACATGTTCATCACCGGCCCGGACGTGATCAAAACGGTCACGGGCGAGGACGTGGACATGGAGACGCTGGGCGGCGCCCGCCAGCACAACGCCACCACCGGCACGTCCACCTACCTGGCCCAGGACGAAGCCGATGCCATCGAGTTCGTCCGCGAACTGCTGGACTTCCTGCCCTCCAACAACCTTTCCGAGGCACCTGTGCTGGAGCACCAGCAGGAACTGGAGGTCGACGACGACGACCTCGCCCTGGACACGCTCATCCCCGATTCGGCCAACCAGCCCTACGACATGCGCAGCGTTGTTGAACAGATCGTGGACGACGGCCACTTCCTGGAAATGCAGGCCCTGTACGCCCCCAACGTGATGATCGGCTACGGCCGGGTGGAGGGCCACACGGTGGGCATCGTAGCCAACCAGCCCCTGCAGTTCGCGGGGACGCTCGATATCGCCGCGTCGGAAAAGGCCGCACGCTTTGTCCGCCACTGCGACGCCTTCAACATTCCCATCATCACCCTGGTGGACGTTCCCGGCTTCCTGCCGGGCAAGGACCAGGAATTCCAGGGCATCATCCGCCGCGGCGCCAAGCTCCTGTACGCCTATGCCGAGGCCACCGTTCCCAAGCTCACCGTGATCACCCGCAAGGCCTATGGCGGTGCCTACATCGTGATGGGCTCCAAGAAGCTGGGCGCTGACCTCAACCTCGCCTGGCCCACTGCGCAGATCGGCGTCATGGGTGCACAGGGGGCTGTGAACATCCTCTACCGCCGCGATCTTGCCGGGGTTGCCGAGGCCGGCGGAGACGTCGAAGCGCGGCGCGCCGAGGTCATCCGCCAGTACGAGGAGGAGCTTCTGAACCCGTACCAGGCAGCCCAGCTGGGCTACGTTGACGCCGTCATCGCCCCTTCCGAAACCAGGACCCAGATCATCAAGGGCCTGCGGGCGCTCCGCGACAAACGTGCCAGCCTGCCCACCAAGAAGCATGGGAACATCCCGCTGTGA